A window of the Chlorocebus sabaeus isolate Y175 chromosome 8, mChlSab1.0.hap1, whole genome shotgun sequence genome harbors these coding sequences:
- the DOK2 gene encoding docking protein 2 isoform X2 — protein sequence MKWRRFGASLYGESDCALARLELQEGPEKPRRGEAARKVIRLSDCLRVAEAGGEASSPRDTSAFLLETKERLYLLAAPAAERGDWVQAICLLAFPGQRKELSGPEGKQSRPCMEENELYSSAATVAPHKEFAVTMRPTEASERCHLRGSYTLRAGESALELWGGPEPGTQLYNWPYRFLRRFGRDKVTFSFEAGRRCISGEGNFEFETRQGNEIFLALEEAISAQKNAAPPTLQPQPATIPASLPRPESPYSRPHDSLPPPSPTTPVPAPRPRGPEGEYAMPFDAVARSLGKNYRGILAVPPQLLADPLYDSIEEPPPPRHDHIYDEPEGVAALSLYDSLQEPRGEAWRRQATADRDPGGLQRVHPAGQDFSASGWQPGTEYDNVVLKKGPK from the exons ATG AAATGGCGCCGCTTCGGGGCCTCACTGTATGGAGAATCGGACTGCGCCTTGGCCCGGCTGGAGCTGCAGGAGGGCCCGGAGAAGCCACGTCGGGGTGAGGCTGCCCGGAAGGTCATCCGCCTCAGTGACTGCCTGCGGGTGGCCGAGGCCGGCGGAGAGGCCAGCAGCCCCCGGGACACCAGTGCCTTCTTACTGGAGACCAAGGAGCGCCTGTACCTGCTGGCGGCCCCTGCTGCAGAGCGCGGCGACTGGGTGCAGGCCATCTGCCTCCTGGCCTTCCCC GGGCAGAGGAAGGAGCTCTCGGGGCCAGAGGGAAAGCAGAGCCGGCCCTGCATGGAGGAAAATGAATTGTACAGCAGCGCGGCCACAG TTGCCCCCCACAAGGAATTTGCTGTGACCATGAGACCTACAGAAGCCAGCGAGAGGTGCCACCTGCGGGGGTCCTATACCCTCCGGGCTGGGGAGAGCGCCCTGGAGCTGTGGGGTGGGCCCGAGCCAGGGACCCAGCTGTACAACTGGCCCTACAGGTTTCTGCGGCGCTTTGGGCGGGACAAG GTAACCTTTTCCTTTGAGGCAGGCCGGCGCTGCATTTCTGGAGAGGGCAACTTTGAGTTCGAAACCCGGCAAGGCAATGAGATCTTTTTGGCCCTGGAAGAGGCCATCTCTGCCCAGAAGAATGCTGCACCCCCTACACTGCAACCCCAGCCAGCCACAATCCCCGCCTCGCTGCCCCGGCCTGAGAGCCCCTACTCCCGGCCCCATGACTCACTGCCACCGCCTTCACCCACCACACCGGTGCCTGCTCCACGGCCTCGGGGCCCGGAGGGGGAGTATGCCATGCCCTTCGATGCGGTGGCCCGTTCCTTGGGGAAGAACTACAGGGGCATCTTGGCAGTCCCTCCTCAGCTCCTGGCTGACCCTCTGTACGACAGCATTGAGGAGCCCCCTCCTCCTCGACACGACCACATATACGATGAGCCCGAAGGAGTGGCTGCCCTGTCCCTGTATGACAGCCTGCAGGAGCCCCGGGGTGAGGCATGGAGGAGGCAGGCAACCGCTGACAGGGACCCTGGTGGCCTCCAGCGTGTCCACCCAGCCGGGCAGGATTTCTCTGCCTCTGGCTGGCAGCCAGGAACTGAGTATGACAATGTTGTACTTAAGAAAGGCCCGAAGTAA
- the DOK2 gene encoding docking protein 2 isoform X1, producing the protein MGDGAVKQGFLYLQQQQTFGKKWRRFGASLYGESDCALARLELQEGPEKPRRGEAARKVIRLSDCLRVAEAGGEASSPRDTSAFLLETKERLYLLAAPAAERGDWVQAICLLAFPGQRKELSGPEGKQSRPCMEENELYSSAATVAPHKEFAVTMRPTEASERCHLRGSYTLRAGESALELWGGPEPGTQLYNWPYRFLRRFGRDKVTFSFEAGRRCISGEGNFEFETRQGNEIFLALEEAISAQKNAAPPTLQPQPATIPASLPRPESPYSRPHDSLPPPSPTTPVPAPRPRGPEGEYAMPFDAVARSLGKNYRGILAVPPQLLADPLYDSIEEPPPPRHDHIYDEPEGVAALSLYDSLQEPRGEAWRRQATADRDPGGLQRVHPAGQDFSASGWQPGTEYDNVVLKKGPK; encoded by the exons ATGGGAGACGGGGCAGTGAAACAAGGCTTCCTGTATCTTCAGCAGCAACAGACGTTTGGAAAG AAATGGCGCCGCTTCGGGGCCTCACTGTATGGAGAATCGGACTGCGCCTTGGCCCGGCTGGAGCTGCAGGAGGGCCCGGAGAAGCCACGTCGGGGTGAGGCTGCCCGGAAGGTCATCCGCCTCAGTGACTGCCTGCGGGTGGCCGAGGCCGGCGGAGAGGCCAGCAGCCCCCGGGACACCAGTGCCTTCTTACTGGAGACCAAGGAGCGCCTGTACCTGCTGGCGGCCCCTGCTGCAGAGCGCGGCGACTGGGTGCAGGCCATCTGCCTCCTGGCCTTCCCC GGGCAGAGGAAGGAGCTCTCGGGGCCAGAGGGAAAGCAGAGCCGGCCCTGCATGGAGGAAAATGAATTGTACAGCAGCGCGGCCACAG TTGCCCCCCACAAGGAATTTGCTGTGACCATGAGACCTACAGAAGCCAGCGAGAGGTGCCACCTGCGGGGGTCCTATACCCTCCGGGCTGGGGAGAGCGCCCTGGAGCTGTGGGGTGGGCCCGAGCCAGGGACCCAGCTGTACAACTGGCCCTACAGGTTTCTGCGGCGCTTTGGGCGGGACAAG GTAACCTTTTCCTTTGAGGCAGGCCGGCGCTGCATTTCTGGAGAGGGCAACTTTGAGTTCGAAACCCGGCAAGGCAATGAGATCTTTTTGGCCCTGGAAGAGGCCATCTCTGCCCAGAAGAATGCTGCACCCCCTACACTGCAACCCCAGCCAGCCACAATCCCCGCCTCGCTGCCCCGGCCTGAGAGCCCCTACTCCCGGCCCCATGACTCACTGCCACCGCCTTCACCCACCACACCGGTGCCTGCTCCACGGCCTCGGGGCCCGGAGGGGGAGTATGCCATGCCCTTCGATGCGGTGGCCCGTTCCTTGGGGAAGAACTACAGGGGCATCTTGGCAGTCCCTCCTCAGCTCCTGGCTGACCCTCTGTACGACAGCATTGAGGAGCCCCCTCCTCCTCGACACGACCACATATACGATGAGCCCGAAGGAGTGGCTGCCCTGTCCCTGTATGACAGCCTGCAGGAGCCCCGGGGTGAGGCATGGAGGAGGCAGGCAACCGCTGACAGGGACCCTGGTGGCCTCCAGCGTGTCCACCCAGCCGGGCAGGATTTCTCTGCCTCTGGCTGGCAGCCAGGAACTGAGTATGACAATGTTGTACTTAAGAAAGGCCCGAAGTAA
- the DOK2 gene encoding docking protein 2 isoform X3 has protein sequence MRPTEASERCHLRGSYTLRAGESALELWGGPEPGTQLYNWPYRFLRRFGRDKVTFSFEAGRRCISGEGNFEFETRQGNEIFLALEEAISAQKNAAPPTLQPQPATIPASLPRPESPYSRPHDSLPPPSPTTPVPAPRPRGPEGEYAMPFDAVARSLGKNYRGILAVPPQLLADPLYDSIEEPPPPRHDHIYDEPEGVAALSLYDSLQEPRGEAWRRQATADRDPGGLQRVHPAGQDFSASGWQPGTEYDNVVLKKGPK, from the exons ATGAGACCTACAGAAGCCAGCGAGAGGTGCCACCTGCGGGGGTCCTATACCCTCCGGGCTGGGGAGAGCGCCCTGGAGCTGTGGGGTGGGCCCGAGCCAGGGACCCAGCTGTACAACTGGCCCTACAGGTTTCTGCGGCGCTTTGGGCGGGACAAG GTAACCTTTTCCTTTGAGGCAGGCCGGCGCTGCATTTCTGGAGAGGGCAACTTTGAGTTCGAAACCCGGCAAGGCAATGAGATCTTTTTGGCCCTGGAAGAGGCCATCTCTGCCCAGAAGAATGCTGCACCCCCTACACTGCAACCCCAGCCAGCCACAATCCCCGCCTCGCTGCCCCGGCCTGAGAGCCCCTACTCCCGGCCCCATGACTCACTGCCACCGCCTTCACCCACCACACCGGTGCCTGCTCCACGGCCTCGGGGCCCGGAGGGGGAGTATGCCATGCCCTTCGATGCGGTGGCCCGTTCCTTGGGGAAGAACTACAGGGGCATCTTGGCAGTCCCTCCTCAGCTCCTGGCTGACCCTCTGTACGACAGCATTGAGGAGCCCCCTCCTCCTCGACACGACCACATATACGATGAGCCCGAAGGAGTGGCTGCCCTGTCCCTGTATGACAGCCTGCAGGAGCCCCGGGGTGAGGCATGGAGGAGGCAGGCAACCGCTGACAGGGACCCTGGTGGCCTCCAGCGTGTCCACCCAGCCGGGCAGGATTTCTCTGCCTCTGGCTGGCAGCCAGGAACTGAGTATGACAATGTTGTACTTAAGAAAGGCCCGAAGTAA